In Dysidea avara chromosome 3, odDysAvar1.4, whole genome shotgun sequence, a single window of DNA contains:
- the LOC136248629 gene encoding piggyBac transposable element-derived protein 5-like, whose protein sequence is MPRCDCTTRHTPTDDHVDTSAGRGRRVRRGGDTVDNDEESIPAVRGRGVTATRGGENSDDEQVALPVRGRGRSRGRSRSRGTARSHSRSTRGRGRGRGTTATPGSTTTPGSTNYLEAVSDNWHKREPDSCTYVYNKTPGSTVPIPDGTSSLDLFCRFFTDEVWDLLVTETNRYAHNHPSTKPNALIYDDVDIDEMKAFIGVLILMGILRLPRLEMYWSTSELHKYVSTSDTTTNCYSRRGYDPFQGTLVLRTIHEGQTGQVGNKGFCTK, encoded by the coding sequence ATGCCACGGTGTGACTGCACTACAAGGCATACACCTACGGATGATCACGTGGATACCAGTGCTGGACGAGGACGAAGAGTTAGAAGAGGTGGAGATACAGTTGATAATGATGAAGAATCGATACCAGCAGTCAGGGGACGTGGAGTAACAGCTACAAGGGGGGGTGAAAACAGTGATGATGAACAAGTAGCATTACCTGTGCGTGGACGAGGAAGATCTAGAGGTCGCAGCAGATCTAGAGGCACGGCCAGAAGTCATAGCCGCAGCACTAGAGGCCGTGGTAGAGGACGAGGAACAACAGCAACTCCAGGATCAACAACAACTCCAGGGTCAACAAATTACCTAGAGGCAGTGTCTGATAACTGGCACAAAAGAGAACCTGACTCTTGCACTTACGTATACAATAAGACTCCAGGTTCCACTGTGCCAATTCCAGATGGTACATCTTCACTAGATTTATTTTGTAGGTTCTTCACTGATGAAGTGTGGGACCTACTAGTAACGGAGACTAATAGATATGCTCACAATCATCCATCCACAAAACCCAATGCTCTGATTTATGATGATGTTGACATCGATGAGATGAAGGCGTTTATTGGAGTACTTATCTTGATGGGAATACTTCGACTGCCTCGTCTTGAGATGTATTGGAGTACATCAGAGTTACACAAATATGTTTCCACATCAGATACCACAACAAACTGTTACAGTAGACGAGGCTATGATCCCTTTCAAGGGACGCTTGTCCTTCGAACAATACATGAAGGACAAACCGGCCAAGTGGGGAATAAAGGTTTTTGTACTAAGTGA